One Leucoraja erinacea ecotype New England chromosome 3, Leri_hhj_1, whole genome shotgun sequence genomic window carries:
- the LOC129695690 gene encoding GTP-binding protein Di-Ras2 → MPEQSNDYRVVVFGAGGVGKSSLVLRFVKGTFRESYIPTIEDTYRQVISCDKSICTLQITDTTGSHQFPAMQRLSISKGHAFILVYSITSKQSLEELKPIYEQVCQIKGDVESIPIMLVGNKCDDTLREVQASDGESQAKRWKCGFMETSAKTNHNVKELFQELLNLEKRRAVSLQIDGKKSKQQKRTEKLKGKCVVM, encoded by the coding sequence ATGCCGGAACAGAGCAACGATTACAGGGTGGTGGTGTTCGGAGCGGGAGGCGTGGGCAAGAGCTCGCTGGTGTTGAGGTTTGTCAAAGGGACATTTCGGGAGAGCTATATCCCTACGATCGAAGACACTTACCGCCAGGTCATCAGCTGTGACAAGAGCATCTGCACTTTACAGATCACCGACACCACAGGGAGTCACCAGTTCCCCGCCATGCAGCGCCTCTCCATCTCCAAAGGGCACGCCTTCATCCTCGTTTACTCCATCACTAGCAAGCAGTCTTTGGAAGAGCTGAAGCCCATCTACGAACAAGTGTGCCAGATCAAGGGGGACGTGGAGAGCATCCCCATCATGCTGGTGGGCAACAAGTGCGACGACACGCTGAGAGAGGTGCAGGCCAGTGACGGCGAGTCCCAAGCCAAGCGGTGGAAGTGCGGCTTCATGGAGACCTCGGCCAAGACGAATCACAACGTGAAGGAGCTCTTCCAGGAACTGCTGAATCTGGAGAAGCGCAGGGCGGTCAGCCTGCAAATCGACGGCAAGAAATCCAAGCAGCAAAAGAGGACAGAGAAACTCAAGGGGAAGTGTGTCGTTATGTGA